A stretch of Paenibacillus sp. URB8-2 DNA encodes these proteins:
- a CDS encoding [FeFe] hydrogenase, group A: protein MTNLIPEKKGSSVMPNIDPIIHIDKQLCTGCRRCASVCPVDAITGEAGTPQSIDAHRCVICGQCIQACTAYAAESEPSLASRAEKLRQRGQVSSVREPLFAAYSTGHGLELKEALADPKRHKVVQCAPVIRVSLAEEFGLPFGTLTPGKMAAALRRLNFDRVYDTNFGADVTIMEEGSELIGRVMSGERLPMFTSCCPAWVKHAETTAPQLLEHLSSCKSPMQMIGALVKTYSAEVDGVDPADILSVAVMPCTCKKFEAGREEMNVDGHQEVDLVITTRELAQLIKDKGIDFINLPDEPFDSPLGKYSGAGTIFGATGGVMEAAIRTGYELMTHESIPNLQLDFIRGDEGIRTAAVQIGDLELKVAMVAGLKYVSSILEQVAEGTCPYHFIEVMACPEGCVSGGGQPKLLLETQRKSAYQARKSSIYRHDANQKVRKSHENPAIIKLYKDFLGEPLGHASHHLLHTKFISRSAKEELS from the coding sequence ATGACAAACTTAATTCCAGAAAAGAAAGGTTCATCTGTGATGCCAAATATCGATCCTATTATTCATATCGATAAGCAGCTATGCACCGGCTGCAGACGGTGCGCGTCGGTATGCCCGGTGGATGCAATTACTGGTGAAGCGGGCACTCCGCAGAGTATTGATGCACATCGCTGCGTAATTTGCGGGCAATGTATTCAGGCGTGTACTGCTTACGCGGCGGAGAGTGAACCTTCCCTAGCCTCTCGTGCAGAGAAGCTGCGGCAAAGAGGGCAGGTTTCTAGTGTGCGTGAACCTTTATTCGCCGCCTATTCGACCGGACATGGGCTGGAGCTGAAGGAAGCGCTGGCCGATCCGAAACGGCATAAAGTCGTGCAATGCGCTCCGGTTATCCGTGTGTCGCTGGCGGAGGAATTCGGCTTGCCGTTCGGCACATTAACGCCGGGCAAGATGGCGGCGGCGTTAAGACGGCTGAATTTTGACAGGGTGTATGACACAAATTTTGGCGCCGACGTCACGATTATGGAAGAAGGCAGTGAATTAATAGGCAGAGTCATGTCCGGCGAGCGGCTGCCTATGTTCACCTCCTGCTGCCCGGCCTGGGTCAAGCATGCGGAGACGACCGCGCCGCAGTTGCTGGAGCATCTGTCAAGCTGCAAGTCGCCAATGCAAATGATAGGAGCCTTGGTCAAGACCTACAGCGCTGAAGTTGATGGAGTTGATCCTGCAGATATCCTAAGTGTGGCGGTAATGCCCTGTACTTGTAAGAAATTTGAAGCCGGTAGGGAAGAAATGAATGTCGACGGGCATCAGGAAGTGGATCTGGTTATTACAACGAGGGAACTGGCCCAGTTAATCAAGGATAAAGGCATTGACTTCATCAATCTTCCCGACGAACCGTTTGACTCGCCTTTAGGGAAGTATTCCGGAGCAGGAACGATCTTTGGCGCAACCGGAGGAGTCATGGAAGCGGCGATCCGAACAGGGTATGAGCTGATGACACACGAGTCCATCCCGAATCTTCAGCTCGATTTTATCAGAGGGGATGAAGGGATTCGTACGGCAGCGGTGCAGATTGGGGATTTGGAGCTCAAGGTGGCTATGGTCGCGGGACTTAAATATGTATCATCCATTCTGGAACAAGTGGCCGAGGGAACCTGCCCTTATCACTTTATAGAAGTCATGGCCTGTCCCGAAGGATGCGTCAGCGGCGGCGGCCAACCGAAGCTTCTGCTGGAAACGCAGCGAAAAAGCGCTTATCAGGCGCGAAAGAGTTCAATTTACCGTCATGACGCCAATCAGAAGGTCCGCAAGTCGCATGAGAACCCGGCCATTATTAAATTATACAAAGATTTTTTAGGCGAGCCTTTAGGCCATGCCTCACATCATTTGCTGCATACCAAGTTCATTTCCAGAAGTGCCAAGGAGGAGTTGTCATGA
- a CDS encoding 4Fe-4S dicluster domain-containing protein, translating to MNSFVLADPDKCIGCHTCEAACVVAHSGNRLFEQEESGIAFYPRLTVIETDEVTAPIQCRHCEDAPCANVCPNGSITNKNNSIFINQDTCIGCKTCMLACPYGAITMVTAYQDGQKQRQSGLRTNAEGAWSRKERIVANKCDLCDERGNGPECVRVCPTDALRFIVPGQIDESIARKRMASAQLLQQFGSLSGY from the coding sequence ATGAACAGTTTCGTACTTGCCGATCCCGATAAATGTATTGGATGTCATACTTGTGAAGCAGCCTGTGTCGTTGCCCATTCGGGAAACCGTCTCTTTGAGCAGGAAGAAAGCGGTATTGCATTCTACCCGCGTCTCACCGTAATCGAAACGGATGAAGTTACCGCTCCCATCCAGTGCAGACATTGCGAGGATGCGCCTTGTGCCAATGTGTGCCCGAATGGCTCGATTACGAACAAGAACAATAGCATTTTTATTAACCAGGATACGTGTATTGGCTGTAAAACCTGCATGCTGGCCTGTCCCTATGGGGCGATTACGATGGTTACCGCGTATCAGGATGGTCAGAAGCAGCGGCAATCCGGCCTGCGGACAAATGCTGAGGGCGCATGGAGCCGGAAGGAAAGAATCGTAGCGAACAAATGCGATCTGTGTGATGAACGCGGAAATGGACCGGAATGTGTACGTGTATGCCCGACGGATGCGCTCCGGTTCATTGTACCCGGCCAAATCGATGAGTCGATTGCGCGGAAAAGAATGGCCAGTGCGCAGTTGCTGCAGCAGTTTGGCAGCTTATCCGGCTATTGA